In Candidatus Hydrogenedentota bacterium, the following proteins share a genomic window:
- a CDS encoding efflux RND transporter periplasmic adaptor subunit has product MTCSMASACRSTAIACTLAAFAGVASFAQPPAAAPAETPTVTVVPPRQNEITQKVKLPGNLVPDEQVSVYAKVSGYLDEISVDRGVTVTKSQVIAKLSAPEMESELALAEAKLRAAQSRTGRARANAELAKTTQQRLAKLHAAEPGAVTQEDVDDAEAKDKIAQADVVATDAEVGVAAADVKRLKTMIDYLTVRAPFDGTVTQRFMDAGAFIAAGAGAKPIVEITRVNKLRLAFDLPERLAPFVKTGRPVTYTLAALPGRTFNATIARRTDALTPESRTMRAEVDIDNTEGLLSPGMYASVQIPLGGIAGISIVPSTALRTIDGKVCVLAVIDGATKKLPVESLADAGTDVVVSGELSSDMQIVVQGPATLADGQAVNVKQAK; this is encoded by the coding sequence ATGACCTGTTCGATGGCGAGTGCTTGCCGCAGCACGGCAATCGCGTGTACGTTGGCCGCGTTTGCCGGCGTAGCCTCGTTCGCGCAACCGCCGGCGGCAGCGCCCGCGGAGACGCCAACCGTCACGGTTGTCCCGCCGCGGCAAAACGAAATCACGCAAAAGGTCAAACTCCCGGGCAATCTCGTTCCGGACGAACAGGTGTCCGTGTACGCGAAAGTATCCGGTTACCTCGACGAAATCTCCGTCGATCGCGGTGTGACCGTGACGAAAAGCCAGGTCATCGCGAAACTTTCCGCTCCGGAGATGGAATCGGAACTCGCGCTGGCGGAGGCGAAACTGCGCGCGGCGCAGTCGCGCACGGGCCGCGCGCGCGCGAACGCGGAACTCGCCAAGACCACGCAGCAGCGACTTGCCAAACTCCACGCCGCCGAACCCGGCGCGGTCACGCAGGAAGACGTGGACGACGCGGAGGCGAAGGACAAGATCGCGCAGGCGGACGTTGTTGCGACGGACGCGGAAGTTGGTGTCGCCGCGGCGGACGTGAAGCGATTGAAAACGATGATAGATTATCTGACCGTGCGCGCTCCGTTTGACGGGACGGTCACGCAGCGGTTCATGGATGCCGGCGCGTTCATCGCGGCCGGGGCCGGCGCGAAACCAATTGTCGAGATTACGCGCGTGAACAAACTTCGCCTGGCATTCGATTTGCCGGAACGGCTCGCACCGTTCGTGAAGACCGGACGGCCTGTCACCTACACGCTTGCCGCACTACCGGGGAGAACGTTCAATGCGACGATCGCGCGGCGCACGGACGCGCTCACGCCCGAGTCGCGCACGATGCGCGCGGAAGTCGATATTGACAATACGGAGGGCCTGCTCTCGCCCGGCATGTATGCATCGGTGCAGATTCCGCTCGGCGGCATCGCGGGCATCAGCATTGTTCCGTCAACTGCCTTGCGCACAATTGATGGAAAAGTCTGCGTGCTCGCGGTTATCGACGGCGCAACGAAAAAGCTGCCAGTCGAATCGCTTGCAGACGCCGGCACGGATGTGGTCGTGTCGGGGGAACTGTCGTCCGACATGCAGATCGTTGTTCAGGGACCGGCGACGCTGGCGGACGGTCAGGCGGTAAACGTGAAGCAGGCGAAGTAG
- a CDS encoding TolC family protein, with the protein MLTFLTVFAGCATQSTTVVSATSPTTLHDTQKVTAVVAPSSPAATVESQANATDRTRSIALSEAIRIGLESNLDLALARAQHEIAQARAMASTGAFIPTLDVGAGTTRIDGLVQGAFGDFRDIDSRGKTAGLAFGLRVNIGARVCESIAARRECDAALLGVMASEQKLILSIVELYENLVLAKVSRDIAQQLVQSSGEFDRIASTRYQGGVGLGSDAARATANLAASKQQLVQAEKLWRTTSVRLAVVLRLDPKVLLDPADTQIEPWQLPPDFGGDAYAENAANRPDVQAAHEQADAAKQLLRARWWDLAAPELYAEWRLTGIGGTGDTAEPDDGAALSSAAGSVGRSAVAWRNTGNAIVQGTDPIPPFTSAASSGGRAYYAYKNLIGSTQQEIDSLERQERYGIGLNWNLSFAKAARIREQRTNAQAAGLRAQKAEDAAIGEVRQAQDDVRAAIELITLAQDEIVSIESSHRMSLARFTGGTALAFEVLDAQDALTEARLKLARYTTDLNVAQARLLAASGIIEQGNVGADAPAP; encoded by the coding sequence GTGCTCACGTTTTTGACGGTCTTTGCGGGGTGCGCGACGCAATCGACTACAGTGGTTTCCGCTACCAGTCCAACCACTTTGCACGATACGCAGAAAGTAACGGCGGTCGTTGCGCCATCGTCGCCAGCAGCGACGGTCGAGTCGCAAGCGAACGCAACCGATCGGACACGATCAATCGCGCTGTCGGAAGCGATTCGAATCGGGTTGGAATCCAATCTCGATCTTGCGTTGGCGCGGGCGCAACACGAGATTGCGCAGGCGCGCGCGATGGCAAGCACGGGCGCTTTCATACCGACATTGGACGTCGGCGCGGGAACGACCCGGATTGACGGACTTGTCCAGGGCGCGTTTGGCGATTTTCGCGACATCGACTCGCGCGGCAAGACGGCGGGTCTCGCGTTCGGCCTGCGGGTGAACATCGGCGCGCGGGTCTGCGAAAGTATCGCCGCGCGCCGCGAATGCGATGCTGCGTTGCTCGGCGTCATGGCGTCCGAACAGAAACTAATTCTCAGCATTGTCGAACTATACGAAAACCTCGTCCTCGCGAAAGTCTCGCGCGACATCGCGCAACAACTCGTTCAATCCAGCGGCGAGTTCGATCGGATTGCATCCACGCGCTACCAGGGCGGTGTCGGCCTTGGCTCGGACGCCGCGCGCGCGACGGCCAACCTCGCGGCGAGCAAACAACAACTCGTGCAAGCGGAGAAGCTGTGGCGCACGACAAGCGTGCGGCTCGCGGTCGTGTTGCGACTCGATCCGAAGGTGTTGCTCGATCCCGCGGATACGCAGATTGAACCGTGGCAACTGCCGCCCGATTTCGGCGGCGACGCGTACGCCGAGAACGCGGCGAACCGGCCCGACGTTCAGGCCGCGCACGAACAGGCCGATGCCGCAAAACAATTGTTGCGCGCGCGCTGGTGGGACCTTGCCGCACCCGAGTTGTACGCGGAATGGCGGCTCACCGGCATCGGCGGCACAGGCGACACCGCTGAACCGGATGACGGCGCGGCATTGAGCAGCGCAGCCGGATCGGTTGGGCGTTCCGCCGTCGCATGGCGGAACACCGGCAACGCGATAGTTCAGGGCACGGACCCGATCCCGCCGTTCACTTCAGCGGCCAGTTCCGGCGGTCGAGCGTACTACGCGTACAAGAACCTCATCGGATCGACGCAACAGGAAATCGATAGCCTGGAGCGCCAAGAACGCTATGGCATCGGCCTGAACTGGAACTTGTCTTTCGCAAAAGCCGCCCGAATCCGCGAACAACGCACAAACGCGCAAGCCGCCGGTCTTCGAGCGCAGAAAGCGGAAGACGCCGCCATCGGCGAAGTGCGGCAGGCGCAGGACGACGTGCGCGCTGCGATCGAACTCATTACACTCGCGCAAGACGAAATCGTTTCCATCGAATCGAGCCATCGCATGAGCCTTGCGCGGTTCACCGGGGGCACGGCGCTTGCCTTCGAAGTGCTTGACGCACAAGACGCCCTAACCGAGGCCCGCCTCAAACTCGCGCGCTACACGACCGATCTCAATGTCGCGCAAGCCCGCCTCCTCGCCGCATCCGGCATCATCGAGCAGGGTAACGTTGGAGCCGACGCACCGGCGCCCTAA
- the solA gene encoding N-methyl-L-tryptophan oxidase: MPNYDVIVLGLGGMGSAALYHLAKRGVRVCGVEQFGIAHDMGSSHGQTRMIRKAYFEHPDYIPLVERAYTLWRELESESGAELLIESGLLLSGKPNSGLIKGLETCYRVHTLPHERIDAAEAMKRYPQFNLPEDHAAYWDPVGGFLRVEGCVDKHVQCAQKHGADVLIHEDVLAWSSDKDGVSITTTKREMRANKLVLTAGAWTTASFVELLVPLRILRKLQFWYTSPNLAEYRRGAFPAFYVDTDAGGFYGFPAINDLGIKIAEHTGGERVDDPDQLDRGLHKGDEANVRGFVADVLPRFQPERTKFSVCMYSMTADEHFLVDRHPRHPNVVLAGGFSGHGFKFSSVIGEVLADLTLEGRTSHPIGFLGLGRFTSF, translated from the coding sequence GTGCCGAATTACGACGTGATAGTCCTTGGCCTTGGCGGAATGGGCAGCGCGGCGCTGTACCATTTGGCGAAGCGCGGCGTGCGCGTGTGCGGCGTCGAGCAGTTTGGCATTGCGCACGACATGGGCAGCTCGCACGGCCAGACGCGGATGATTCGCAAGGCGTACTTCGAGCACCCCGACTACATCCCGCTGGTTGAGCGCGCCTACACGTTGTGGCGCGAACTGGAATCGGAATCCGGCGCGGAACTGCTCATCGAGTCCGGCCTGTTGCTTTCCGGCAAACCGAATTCGGGACTGATCAAGGGGCTCGAAACCTGCTATCGCGTGCACACGCTGCCGCACGAGCGCATCGACGCGGCGGAAGCGATGAAGCGCTATCCGCAGTTCAATCTGCCGGAAGACCATGCCGCCTATTGGGATCCCGTCGGGGGATTTCTCCGTGTCGAGGGTTGCGTGGACAAACACGTGCAGTGCGCGCAGAAACATGGCGCGGACGTGCTCATCCACGAAGACGTGCTTGCGTGGAGTTCGGACAAGGACGGCGTATCCATCACCACGACGAAGCGCGAGATGCGCGCGAACAAACTGGTGCTCACCGCGGGTGCGTGGACCACGGCGTCGTTCGTCGAGTTGCTCGTGCCGCTGCGCATTTTGCGCAAGCTGCAGTTTTGGTACACGTCGCCGAACCTTGCCGAGTACCGGCGCGGAGCGTTTCCCGCGTTTTACGTGGATACGGATGCCGGCGGTTTTTACGGCTTCCCCGCGATCAACGATCTTGGCATAAAAATCGCCGAGCACACGGGCGGTGAGCGCGTGGACGATCCGGACCAACTCGATCGCGGCTTGCACAAGGGCGATGAAGCGAATGTCCGCGGGTTCGTCGCGGACGTGCTTCCCCGGTTCCAGCCCGAGCGCACCAAGTTCAGCGTCTGCATGTATTCGATGACCGCCGACGAACATTTCCTCGTCGACCGCCATCCACGCCACCCGAACGTTGTCCTCGCTGGCGGCTTTTCCGGCCACGGTTTCAAGTTCTCGTCTGTCATCGGCGAGGTCCTCGCCGACCTCACGCTCGAAGGGCGGACGAGCCACCCGATTGGTTTCCTCGGGCTCGGAAGGTTTACGTCCTTTTAG
- the tadA gene encoding Flp pilus assembly complex ATPase component TadA, which produces MAEEQRQAGLGDALVKGEIITREDLDKAKAREQATGVPWHRSLLQMGKVTYAAIDQALRTEIRVPGMAAKSSDQSSLGDALVKIKAISKDQLDQALAEQKRSGRLLGEILMSRGLVTRRIINSALAKQYDLDFSELDETPSHQNALEAVPESYALKYQLIPISLDGNKLSVLISKPQVRASLGDLGRMLGKQIKPLMTNCDNVAAEIRARYAGTKNVLSGGRKAEPAEPALKQKSGDGKGTAKKGKKAAAKEAAPREEKQTVAPVTDIKEKRRFDEIAKEAEGAPVIKLVSTIIEGAINSGATDVHMDPQEPEMRVRYRIDGVLHDVMSISPEIEAAVVSRVKIMSDLDITETRRPQDGHIRIESKEREFDVRVATLPTYLGERVVLRLLDQSAVLSGIKDLGLESDDEKILARVINQPYGMILVTGPTGSGKTTTLYAALNQKNVLTDSIVTLEDPVEYQLSGINQVQIDPDIEVTFATTLRAALRQDIDVLLVGEIRDADTARIAIRAAMTGHLVFSTLHTNDAPEAISTLRNMQVPSYLIASALTAVVAQRLVRKICPDCREGFTPSKPLLKSLHLPETTKKLYRGKGCDSCYHTGNRGRTGIFEIIEVSEDIRRMIAADAPIEQITKAAKLKTMAERCRLKVKDGIVTPEEFLRVIRT; this is translated from the coding sequence ATGGCGGAAGAACAGCGACAAGCAGGTTTGGGCGACGCGCTCGTCAAGGGCGAAATCATCACGCGGGAGGACCTGGACAAGGCCAAGGCCCGCGAACAGGCGACCGGCGTTCCGTGGCACCGATCGCTGCTGCAAATGGGAAAAGTCACCTACGCGGCGATCGACCAGGCGTTGCGCACCGAAATTCGCGTGCCGGGCATGGCGGCAAAATCGTCGGACCAATCGAGCCTCGGCGACGCGCTGGTCAAGATCAAGGCCATCAGCAAAGACCAGCTCGATCAGGCCCTCGCGGAGCAAAAGCGATCCGGCCGGCTGCTCGGCGAAATCCTCATGAGCCGCGGCCTGGTCACGCGGCGGATCATCAACTCCGCCCTGGCGAAACAGTACGACCTCGATTTCAGCGAACTGGACGAAACGCCGAGCCATCAGAACGCGCTCGAGGCGGTGCCGGAAAGTTACGCGCTCAAGTATCAACTAATTCCCATTTCGCTGGACGGAAACAAACTATCCGTCCTCATCAGCAAGCCGCAGGTGCGCGCAAGCCTCGGCGACCTCGGCAGGATGCTGGGCAAACAGATCAAACCGCTGATGACGAACTGCGACAACGTCGCCGCGGAAATCCGCGCGCGGTACGCGGGCACGAAAAACGTCTTGAGCGGCGGCCGCAAAGCCGAACCGGCGGAACCCGCCTTGAAACAGAAATCCGGCGATGGCAAAGGTACAGCAAAGAAGGGCAAAAAAGCGGCGGCGAAAGAAGCGGCGCCTAGAGAGGAGAAGCAGACCGTGGCACCTGTTACAGACATCAAGGAAAAGCGCCGTTTCGACGAAATCGCCAAGGAAGCCGAAGGCGCGCCGGTTATCAAGTTGGTCTCGACAATTATTGAAGGGGCGATCAACTCCGGCGCGACGGACGTCCACATGGACCCGCAGGAGCCGGAGATGCGCGTGCGCTACCGCATCGACGGCGTGCTGCACGATGTGATGAGCATCTCGCCGGAGATCGAAGCCGCGGTCGTCTCGCGCGTCAAGATCATGTCCGACCTCGACATCACGGAGACGCGGCGCCCGCAGGACGGCCACATCCGCATCGAATCCAAGGAGCGCGAGTTCGACGTGCGCGTCGCGACGCTGCCGACCTACCTGGGCGAGCGCGTTGTGCTGCGGTTGCTCGATCAGAGCGCGGTGCTTTCGGGGATCAAAGACCTTGGCCTCGAATCGGACGACGAAAAAATCCTCGCGCGCGTCATCAATCAGCCCTACGGCATGATCCTGGTCACCGGCCCCACGGGTAGCGGCAAGACGACGACGCTCTACGCAGCGCTGAACCAGAAGAACGTGCTGACGGACAGCATCGTGACGCTCGAGGACCCGGTCGAATACCAGCTTTCCGGCATCAACCAGGTGCAGATCGACCCGGACATCGAGGTCACGTTCGCGACAACGCTCCGCGCGGCGTTGCGGCAGGACATCGACGTGCTGCTCGTGGGCGAAATTCGCGACGCGGACACGGCGCGCATCGCCATCCGCGCGGCGATGACCGGCCACCTCGTGTTCAGTACCCTGCACACAAACGACGCGCCGGAAGCAATCTCGACGTTGCGCAACATGCAGGTACCGTCGTATTTGATCGCGAGCGCGCTGACGGCGGTGGTCGCGCAGCGTCTCGTGCGCAAAATTTGCCCGGATTGCCGCGAAGGGTTTACGCCCTCAAAGCCGTTGCTGAAATCGCTGCACCTGCCCGAAACGACGAAAAAGCTGTATCGCGGCAAGGGCTGCGACTCGTGCTATCACACCGGAAATCGCGGACGCACGGGCATTTTCGAAATCATCGAGGTGTCGGAAGACATCCGACGCATGATCGCCGCTGACGCGCCCATCGAACAGATCACGAAAGCGGCAAAACTGAAGACGATGGCCGAGCGCTGCCGCCTCAAAGTAAAGGACGGCATTGTCACGCCGGAAGAATTCCTGCGCGTAATTCGCACATAG